ATCGACCTCCCCAGAGTTTACTTCCCTGaaaggcaaataaataaataaggggttttaaaaaaaacccattaaCTTTACAAGCTAAAAACACAGGGGTTTGGGCTGGTTTTGGCTTTGGAGAAGAAACCACCCAGCCTGacagcttgttgttgttgttaagcgTCCAGCTGGGCATTAAAACAACAAACGCGCCAATGCCGGCGGCTGTACGTAGTCTGTAGACTTACCTCTGTGCTGGCCATGCTAACCGACGGTAGGTCTCTGTAACAGTTGAGATTGGTGTTGTGACTTGGCTGATTAAACGCTGAAAGACTCAGGCATGTGATGAGAGTGAGGATGTGGCCACCGGAGTGGTTGGTGTCGCTTTAAAAAACGTCAGAGGACACGTCGCGACGTCTTGCTGCGTAGAGGCTCCGTTCCTACGTAACAGGGAGTCTGTGAACGAGTTTCTTCTGCGTAATTTgtagatctatctatctatctatctatctatctatctatctatctatctatctatctatctatctatctatcctcttccacttatcctctTCAGGGTCGGGGGGGTACCAGAGtacggtggcccagaggtgtcaggtcaaatacaaaagccgcaacataaatacaaaagccacaacagaaacagaaaaccaCAACGCAAGTGACGCAACCTGCAAACAGTGCCTGTTGAATGAAACAATGCCAAGAGAAGCTTTGCTTGCTGGCAGAGACGATAGAGTCGAGAGACGCAGCAGCTAGAGCAcgtgtgtcagactcaaggtccGCGgccgcagggctaacacaaagagacagaccaCCATTCACCCCTGTGagaaatttagaatcaccaataaacctaaccccagtagctgcatgtctttggactgtgggaggagacggagcacccagagaaaacccacacttAATAATTTATTCTTGTATTATCATTTTGCACTCAGTATTTCATACATGGTATCTTGGAAATTGtcaataataatttaaacacacagatacacacaaagAGACCAATCTCCAAAACTGCATATTTATCTAAATGGGACTAATTATGAGCAGCAAATGCACAACCAGACATAAGCAGAAAATAACACCTTTTATTCACTAAATACCTGCTTTTAGATACTGTATCACAAATAAAGCTTAAAAAGCtaataaatgtatttgtgcTGTCCTCGCTtttgagtttcctgtttttcaccaGCTAGACAGCCAGATAACGATGCTCCAATAAAGAAACTTCTCTTTccgtttttttgctgctttattgaagaaTGGCCTCTGACCATTGTCCACTTTCGACCATCGTAAAAGAACAAATCTTGTCCAAAACAACAACGTTTCACGATTGATATTAGCCTAATTCACGAACATTCGGCATTACATTCCGCCATCTTGAATCTGTCTACTTCCTGTATTTTTGTAACCACAAACAATGCTACAAAACAACCACTGGAGGGAGTTCTAGGGCAATTTTACAAAAAGTGCACACGGTGTAACTTATAACTTACAAAAGCcagaacactccccgcctggtaCAATACAATTGTGCCACTACAATTAACATTTCTAATAAACATTTTACACTGTTTACAGTTATAGCACTCTTAATTTTCCTCTGACAAAAGCAAAACTATGTCAGCAATGGgtcttaaaaacactttttcatttccatctttcacagtttttacTTCTGCTTTTCGAACCTTATTATCCTTACTCTCAAATGTTCTTACAACCTTTCCCATGGACcagttgtttctgtgtgtgagagcatctTTCAATAACACAATGTCACCAACTTTAATGTTCGGTTTATCATCAGTCCATTTTCTCCGTTGCTGTAGAGTCGATAGGTATTCACTTTTCCATTGTTTCCAAAAACAGTCTGCCAGACACTGTACTTGTTTCCATTGCTTTGAGTAAAGGTCTGGTGGTGCAAAGCTTCCTGTTGGTGCAGATAATGCATTGGTCTTCTGGGTGAGAAGCATTGCCGGTGTGAGAAGGTTTGGTTTGTCTGGATCTGTTGAGATTGGTACAAGTGGTCTTGCATTCATTATTGCCATTACTTCTGCCATGAATGTACTCAACACTTCATGTGTGAATTGGATATGTGCGGCCTTCAAAAGAATCCCATCCAGGATGCGCCTCGCAACTCCAATGAGTCGCTCCCATGATCCTCCCATGTGTGAAGAGTGTGGGGAGTTGAACAGCCATGTGCATCCTTTCTCCAGCAGGTAAGCATTCAGTTCTGTGTCCTTGTGATCAATTTGCAGCTCATTACATGCTCCAATAAAATTAGTCCCTCTATCAGAGCGAAGCATTTGAGCAGGACCACGGATGCAAAAGAATCTTCTTAGAGCATTGATGAAACTTGACGTCGACATTGATTCAATGAGCTCAATGTGCACTGCTCTTGTGGACATGCAGGAGAAAAGTACAGCCCAGCGTTTACTGTCTGCACTCCCTCCTCTGGTGCGACGTGTGGTGACTGTCCAGGGCCCAAAGACGTCCAGTCCAACACTAGTGAATGGTGGCATGGGTGTCAGCCTATCAATGGGTAAATCTGCCATCTTTTGAGTCTGCACTTGTCCTCTGAGTTTTCGACAAAGAATACATTTGTGAATGACAGAAGAAATGAGCCGTTTACTGCCAATAATCCAAAAGCCAGCTCCTCTGAGTGCTCCTTCTGTTATGAGGCGCCCTTGATGCGCTACTTTTTCATGATAGTATCTAATAAGAAGGACAGCTATATGATGAGCCTTTGGAATAATGAGTgggtgtttctcctcttttgttAGGTCAGCAGGTGCCAAGCGTCCTCCTATTCTGAGGAGTTCATCTTCATCAATGACAGGGTTCAACTTTTGGAGACAACTTTGTTTTGGAAGTGGCTGATTTGCTTTCATGCACCTGTACTcctctttgaatgtttcactctGTACTGCGCGAATGATAAACTTGGCTGCTTTGGACACTTCCTCTGCAGTGTTACTATCACGAAAACACATCCAGCCTTTactttctgtgtctgttttcttgAATGATGCTGCCACACGTTTTAGTAATGTGACAGTGCAACACAATCTCATCCAATGAGGAAATCTTTCAAAACGACATGGCTCTAGCTGTGCTACTGAGGTTTTGGTAACGAGGGTTTTTACATCAGGTCTGATCTCTGCATCTGCGTCAGGGTTGATGAGAGTAAAACTATCACAATGTGATGGCTCTATGtcatgttgtgccaaaaaagaaGGACCACAAAACCAGTTTGTGGAAGCTAATGTGGAAGCTGCAATTGGTCTAGTGGCTATGTCTGCCGGATTGTCACTAGTGGATATGTGAAACCACTGTGTTGGATGTGTGGTCTTCCTGATTCTAATCACTCGGTTAGCCACGTAAGTGTAGAATCTCTTTGTGTTGTTATGTATGTAACCAAGAACGATTTTGCTATCTGTGAAAAATCTGATAGTGTTTACTTCAATGTCCATCTCATCTTTAATGAGTTCGTACATCTCCACAGCTAAAACTGCTGCACATAACTCCAATCTAGGAACAGTATGAGCTGGTTGGGGGGCTACTTTGGACTTGCCCATGATGAACCCTGTGTGCCACTGACCTTTGCTATCTAGAGCTCTTAGATAGGCTACTGCTCCTATGGCCATGGTTGAGGCATCTGAAAATATGCACAATTCTTTCTTCACAGCAGCGGCCTGAGAGAACGGTAGGtaagcccttggtatttgtagCTGCTCAAGATCTTTCAGTGAATTTCTCCAtttattccatccatcttctctttCTGCGGGAAGTGGTTCATCCCAATCCTTCTGCTCTGTGGATAGGTCACGAAGAAGAGCTTTTCCCTGCATTGTGATGGGTGAAACAAAACCTAGTGGGTCATATAAACTGTTAACGATGGCCAAGACACCTCTCCTGGTGAATGGCTTTTGCTCAGTGGTTACATGAAAAGTAAAACAGTCACTTTTAAGATTCCACAGCACCCCCAAGCTCCTTTGCAGGGGTATGTTGTCCAGCTTCAAATCCAGGTCTTTTAGATCCTTGGCTCTTGCAACAGCAGGGAATGCTTCCACTACCTTGTGGTCATTACAAGCTATTTTGTGTAGCTTTATATTTGACTGAGCCAGCATGTTTTGTGCATTCGTGAGTATCTCaacagcttcttctcctgttgCTGTGGATGCAAGGCCgtcatcaacataaaaatgtctcATTATGAATTGCTTTGCCTCATGTCCATACTCTTCTTCTCCCTCGACTGCAGCACGCCTCATACAGTAAATAGCCACAGCTGGGGACGGACTGTTCCCAAAGACATGAACCTTCATTCTGTAGTCACAAATGCCTTTGCTAGTATCGTTATTCTCATACCAAAGGAATCTCAAATAATCCCTATGATCTTCTCTCacttcaaaacaataaaacatttgttgcACATCAGCTGAAAATGCTACAGGCTCTTTTCTAAAACGCATAAGGACACCTAGTAAAGTGTTGTTTAGGTCGGGTCCACTTAATAAGACTTTGTTAAGGGACAGTCCTTCGAACTCTGCACTTGAGTCAAAAACTACTCTCAGTTGGTCAGGTTTTTGTGGGTGGTACACACCAAAGGATGGTAAGTACCAGTGTTCTTTGTCTGAGTCCAAAGGTGGAGCGACCTCTGCGTGGTCATTGTCCAGCATGTTTGGATAAACTCTGTGTATTGTCTTTTCATCCTGGGGTTCCTGTCCAGTGTTTTTCTGAGGGACTGGAGGCGTTTGAGCGCTTGCTCTCTGTTACTTGGAAGCTCTGGTCTAGGAGAGCGGAATGGCAAAGGTGCCACCCAGCTATTCCTCTCATTTTGATACACTTCCTTTTCCATAATGTCAATAAAGTTTTTATCCTCTGCTGACAGTGCTGGTTTGTCATCATCTTTTGTCCTATTAAACACTGTTTCTCCCAGCTGAATGTTATTCATGTTTTCACTGTCCTTTTGGGGGGCAGGTATGGTGTTAAGCTGGTAGTTGCAACCACTTGACTCTTTGATTTGAAACATGTTAGGGCATGGGCAGAGGTAAGAAGCACATCCATTCTGAAGAACATGTGTTTTGAGCACATTCACATTAAGCGGTTTATGCGTCTTCCCCATGCAAGCTTCCCCAACTATAACCCAGCCTAAGTCTAATCGCTGTGCATAGGGTGCACCATATGGCCCATTGATTCTCGCTCTGACTTTATGGACTTGTATAATGTCTCTCCCCAAGAGCAAAAGAATAGGTACTCGTTTTTCCACAGGTGGCACCTTCTCAGCTATCTTCTGTAAGTGTGGGAACTTCATAGCAACTTGTGGAGATGGAATCTCTCTTCTGTCATCCGGAATCATGTCACACTCAATCAGGTTTGGGAGTGGGAGCTTTACTCTACCATCTGTTGACTCAATCATAAAGTTTAATGCTGTTCTGCCAACGTTATCTGACAGTCCTGAGCATGTCCTGAGCTTGTAAGTGTCTGAGTGtgtcttaatcttaaaaagctCAAAAAACTGAGACTTAGCTAGTGACTTGTTACTTTGTTCGTCAAGCACTGCGTACATCTTCCTTGCCTGTTCTCTTTTCCCATCTGGATAGACTAATACAGGACTTATTTTTGAACATGAATATGGGATGTCTACATCGCCACACACTTCTGTGCATTTAGAAACGACTGAGACGCTTTCACTAGTTTGCGTCTCCCCGCCATTCTCTTTCTCAGCTTCAGAGCTTTCAGCTGGTGCAAGAGGTGGACCTGGATGTAGCGCTGCTAAATGTCTGTCGCTGCCACAGTCCATACACTTTATTTGCACACTGCAGTCCCTTGCTAGATGCTGAGTAGAGccacagcatttaaaacagaTTCTGTTCTCTTTTAAAAAAGACTTGCGCTCATCTATGGGTTTCGCTCTGAAACTTTTGCACTTCTTAAGTGGATGAGGTTTCTTATGTATAGGACAAAGCTTATCAGGGCTTTCTATAGGTTTACTGTAACTAGTTTGAGCTGGACTGGTATCTGTTTTGTGTACACTAATCACTTGCCTGTTGTTGCCTTTGAAGCTCTTCTCTTTTTTGATGCTTGCGTTGGCAGGAGGTGTGATGACAAAACTtgggtcattttttattttggcttgtTGTCTTACAAACCCCGAAAAGACACTGAAAGGGGGAAAGGTAACTTTGTGTTCTTCTTTGTACTTTGCCCCTGTTGCAATCCATTTTTCCTGTAGTCCATAGGGCAACTTCTCCACGATGGGATTGACTCCACGAGCTGTGTCCAAATATGAGAGGCCTGGTAGGTATCCTCCATCTTTTGCACATTCAATTTCCTGCAGAATGTCACCCAGCTCTCTTAACTTTGCGTTATCTCTGTTGTTGAGTTTGGGaaactgttcagtcttttttaacagtgcattTTCCACTACTTCAGGAGAACCATAACACTCCTCGAGTCTTTGCCACACAAGCTCCAGTGCTGCAGTTGGATTAAAGACGTGGACTGAGCGGATTCTCTGTGCCTGCTGACCAGACTCAGCTCCAAGCCATTTGACTATTAAATCTAGCTCTTCTTGGGCTGTAACATGCAAGTCTTTAATAGCATTTTGAAATGATGCCTTCCAAGCCCAGTAGTTCTCTGGCTGGTCGTCAAACTGCAAAAGTCCTGTACTTAACATTTCCCTCCGTGTGAGGTACTTCGCAATCTCCTGTACACCCTGTGTCTCTATAGCTGCTTGAGGAGTGCCAAATGGATACAGTTTGGGTGGACTCagtctttctctgtgttgtgCTAGGTGCTCCACTTTAACCTTATTCTCTTCTGCACTGTGTGAGCTGTGATAATCTATTTCTGCATTCATGGCCTTTTCACATTGTTCACGTGCAGCCTTGTGACAGGCGAGAGGATCTACTTGCAATGTGAATCCTTCAACACAAATATCTGAGTGTTTTTGTACATACTCTGCAGTACGCTGTTCCGGGCTGGTGGATGGTCCCACTAATGGATAGTCCTGTTCAATTTTTGAgagtccctcctcctcttcataaaCTGCAACTTCTGCTTCTGCAGCCGCAACAGCCTTCTGAGAActcaaaatatgcaaattagcCTCAAGTTCAGTTTTCTGCTTCATTATGGCTGCCTCCTTTTCCGAATAAGCCAGTTGTGCACGTGCAGCCTCCACTTTTGCTCGTgcttttaatgctgcagaacTTGTCGATGAACGTTTGAATGAATGTGAGCGTGCAGACATAcagcgtgtgtctgtgttgcttGCATTGTCCTTGTTCTCCATGTCATCTGCTTTACCTGACTGTAGACTCATGGTTGCTGCGCTATATATCTCCTTGTGGTTGTTGCCTGCTGCGCTGATGTTCTTTTACTGTGCTGTCCTCGCTtttgagtttcctgtttttcaccaGCTAGACAGCCAGATAACGATGCTCCAATAAAGAAACTTCTCTTTccgtttttttgctgctttattgaagaaTGGCCTCTGACCATTGTCCACTTTCGACCATCGTAAAAGAACAAATCTTGTCCAAAACAACAACGTTTCACGATTGATATTAGCCTAATTCACGAACATTCGGCATTACATTCCGCCATCTTGAATCTGTCTACTTCCTGTATTTTTGTAACCACAAACAATGCTACAAAACAACCACTGGAGGGAGTTCTAGGGCAATTTTACAAAAAGTGCACACGGTGTAACTTATAACTTACAAAAGCCAGAAcagtatttattatttgtgggtcggactattgtaattcattatcaggaTGTCCTAAAgcctccctgaaaagccttcagctgatcaaaaatgctgcaactagaactagggactagaaagagagagcttatttctcccatattgacttctcttAATTAGCTAGAAAATAGTTAATGaaggcctcctgtctttttgtcagtgcctcTATCTCCatacattttcttaaccacttgttcaattcagggttgtgggggtgggagggcTGTCCCAGGTATCAGGCAAAAGacagaatacttttttttattttgaaaagctgaTCCCTAAACTAAACCTACATATAGATTTCTTGTGAGGTTTATGTGTCCTGTTTCCCCTCCTAGAGTCAGTATCTACTGTACAATTATGGTATGATTATAAACGTGTGTTTACCATAATGAATGTGACAACAGGTAGCCTGGTTCTGAGTTCCTGACTGAGGTTTGGGACCAGGAAGAAACCAATTCTGAAAGTCTGCCtttaactgaggttcagcccagAGAGGAAACCCCTTCTCAAACTCTGCTGAGGTTCAGCAGAGTTTGAGAAGGGGACTGGGAGGACGGCACGCCCTCAGCCCGGGCCTAGAGGGGGCCCAGATGGGAGTGAggataagatttcaggtagccaggcctctatCACGTCCAAGGAGACCTGGAGAAGGCCAGCCCTCTCCTGAGCGAATCCAGATGAGTGCTGTGATTGGCCAAAGGCATAGCctatacatcacccatcatttGTGTTGTACACaggggttttaaaggttgccacagtcaggactgagtcacgGTTGCTTAAAACTTTACAAGACTGACTGACTccagtgatgtagtaggtgtaaaatattgaataaaatgttgtgctgcatgactggctttattttcacccTTTCATTTAACTTAATGACACCAAATTTTCAAGTGGATCACCgatattttctc
The window above is part of the Archocentrus centrarchus isolate MPI-CPG fArcCen1 chromosome 14, fArcCen1, whole genome shotgun sequence genome. Proteins encoded here:
- the LOC115792218 gene encoding uncharacterized protein LOC115792218; translated protein: MCFRDSNTAEEVSKAAKFIIRAVQSETFKEEYRCMKANQPLPKQSCLQKLNPVIDEDELLRIGGRLAPADLTKEEKHPLIIPKAHHIAVLLIRYYHEKVAHQGRLITEGALRGAGFWIIGSKRLISSVIHKCILCRKLRGQVQTQKMADLPIDRLTPMPPFTSVGLDVFGPWTVTTRRTRGGSADSKRWAVLFSCMSTRAVHIELIESMSTSSFINALRRFFCIRGPAQMLRSDRGTNFIGACNELQIDHKDTELNAYLLEKGCTWLFNSPHSSHMGGSWERLIGVARRILDGILLKAAHIQFTHEVLSTFMAEVMAIMNARPLVPISTDPDKPNLLTPAMLLTQKTNALSAPTGSFAPPDLYSKQWKQVQCLADCFWKQWKSEYLSTLQQRRKWTDDKPNIKVGDIVLLKDALTHRNNWSMGKVVRTFESKDNKVRKAEVKTVKDGNEKVFLRPIADIVLLLSEEN